TTCTTCGTCGGTCAGCCCGGAGTAGGCCTTGGCAAACGGCACCAAGGCGCGCTCGCGGCCGGGCGGTCCATCCCACACGGCAAAGGTGTAGTCGCTGTATAAGCTGGCGCGCCGGCCATGCCCGCGCTGGGCGTAGATCAACACCGCATCGACGCTGAACGGGTCGACTTTCCACTTCCACCACAGCCCCATGTCCTTGGTGCGACCCACGCCGTACAGGCCTTGGCGATTCTTGAGCATCATGCCTTCGACGCCGAGGCTGCGGGAGGCTTCGCGTTGCTGCGCAAGGTCTTGCCAGGTTGCGCCCGTCAGCAGCGGCGAGGCCTGCAACACTGGCTGGTTGCACTGAACAATCAGCTGTTCCAGTTGGGCGCGGCGTTCGGCCTGGGTGTGGTTGCGCCAGTCGTCGCCCCGATGCTCCAGCAGGTCGTAGGCGAGGATCGCTACCGGCGCATCCTCAAGGACTTTTTTGCTCAGGGTCTTGCGGCCAATGCGCTGTTGAAGCAGGGCGAAGGGTTGCACCGAGTCTTTCCATACCACGATTTCGCCGTCGATCACCGTACCATCGGGCAGGCCACTTACCAGGCTATGGAGTTCGGGGAAACGCTCGGTGACCAATTCTTCGCCTCGGGACCAGACCCACAGGCGCCCCTTGCGCTTGACCAGTTGCGCGCGAATGCCATCCCATTTCCATTCCACCTGCCAGTCAGTTGGGGCGCCGAGCAGAACGTCGAATTGCTCCACCGGCTGCGACAACCCGTGAGCGAGAAAAAACGGATACGGCTGCCCGCCCCGTTGCGCATGTTCGTCAGACGATTCGGCGGCGATCAGCTTGAGGTAGCCCTCGGGCGTAGGGCGGTTGGACAGGTCGGTGTAGCCCACCAAGCGCTGGGCCACGCGTTTGCTGTCCAGCCCGGCCATGGCCGCGAGGGCGCGGGTGACCAACAGTTTTGACACGCCCACACGAAAGCTGCCGGTGATCAGCTTGATGCACACCATTAGGCTCGGTTGATCCAGCTGTGCCCATAACGCCGGCAGGCGCTCGGCCAGGTCCAGGGGCGACAGGCCGCGCAAGGGCAGCAGTTTTTCTTCGAGCCACACAGCCAGGCCGTCTTCTGAGGTGTAGGTCGATTCTGGTAACAGCAGGGAAATCGTCTCGGCCAAGTCGCCCACCGACTGATAGCTCTCTTCGAACAGCCACGGTTCGATGCCGGACGCTGCGGTGGCCATGTCTCGCAACAGCCGCGTCGGCACCAATTGCCGAGGGCGTCCGCCGGACAGGAAATACACCGCCCACGCCGCATCCTCAGGCGGCGCCTGCAGGAAGTAGGCTTGCAGGGCCGCGAGCTTGGCATTGCTGGAAGTGGTGGCGTCGAGGTTGGCGTACAACTCGGCGAAGGCCTTCATGGGCTGGCCTCTTCTTCATCATCACCGTATTGGGTAGTGAAGCCCTGGGCATCCAGGCCTTTTTCCCGCAGGTGGCGCACCAATACGCCGACAGAGCCGTGGGTCACCATCACCCGTTCGGCGCCGGTTTGTTCGATGGCCCACAGCAAACCGGGCCAGTCGGCGTGGTCCGAGAGCACAAAGCCTCGGTCTACACCGCGCCGCCGCCGCGTGCCGCGCAGGCGCATCCAGCCACTGGCGAACGCGTCGCTGTAGTCGCCGAAGCGCTTGATCCAACTGCTGCCGCCGGCGGAGGGCGGGGCGATGATCAAGGCTTGGCGCAGCAGTGGATCGGTCTTGGTGAAGTCCCCGGCATAAAGCGTGTCGGGAATGTAGATACCGGCCTCGCGGTACACCCGGTTCAGCGGTTCGACCGCACCGTGACTGAGGATCGGGCCGATGCTGGCGTCAATGCCATGCAGGATGCGCTGGGCTTTGCCGAAGGAATAGCAGTACAACACGCTGGCCTTGCCGGCGGCGATATTGGCCTGCCACCAGTCGTTGATTCCGGCAAAAATCTGCGCCTGGGGCTGCCAGCGGTAGATCGGCAGGCCAAAGGTGGATTCGGTGATAAAGGTGTGGCAACGCACCGGCTCAAAGGGCGCACAGGTGCCATCCGGCTCGACTTTGTAATCGCCGGACGCCACCCAGACTTCACCCTGGTATTCCAGGCGCACCTGGGCTGAACCGAGCACGTGCCCGGCCGGGTGGAAACTCAAGGTCACACCGTGGTGCAGCAGTTTTTCGCCGTAGGCCAGGGTTTGCAGGTTGATGTCCTGACCCAGGCGCGAACGCAGGATGCCTTCGCCGGGGGCGGCGGCCAGGTAATGCTGGTTGCCGTTGCGGGCGTGGTCGCCATGGGCGTGGGTGATGACCGAGCGTTCTACGGGGCGCCAGGGGTCGATGTAGAAATCACCGGCGGGGCAGTAGAGACCTTCGGAGCGGGCGATGACAAGGTCCATGGGGCGTGCCGGGGGCGATGGGCTTATCAGTAGGAGGAGAGTGAGCCTTGAGAAGTTCTATCTAAATGCAGAGCGCCAAATGTGGGAAGGGGCTTGCCCCCTCTCACATTTGGAGCCGGTTATTTGCCTGGCGTCAGGGTCAACCGGGCCTTGCCATACACCTTCTCAAAGTTCTGCGGTTGCATCGGGAAGCTCAGGTATTGCGCCTTGAGCGACGGGTCGATGCCATTGGCATAGTTCGGGCTGGCCGGGTTGCCGGATTGGCCGATACCGCCCTGGCCCATCATCGGTTCCATCTGGCTGAAGTCGACGATCATGCGCAGCGCCGGGACCTGGGTGGTATTGAAATCCTGGCCCCAACTGTACGGCGCCGGGTTCAAGGTGTTGTGGTCGCCACCGGAGGCCAGTGGGCCACGAATCACTTGGCCGCTGGTGTTTTGCCAGGTGGTGGTGTGCAGTTTGCCCCACTGCCAGGCCTTGTGATCGGCGCCCAACAGGCTGTCGCCGGCGGTGATCGCGGCCGCGAGGCTGCGAGCGAGGATCGCCGGTTTGTCTTCTTTTTGAGGTGTACGCACGTCGTCCCAGAACGGGCTGTCTTCGCGGCCCAGCAAGTGGTCGGCCTGGGCGGCGTAGGACAGGTTGGCATTGCTGACGAAGGCTTTCCAGCTGGCGCTGTTTTGCGGGCCGAGTTCGTCGAGGAAGATCTGCTGGGTGCTTTCCTGCAGGAACAATTCGTACAGTGCCGCGTCGGCGGATGTCGCAACGAGACGGCCGTCAAAGGCCATCAGGCGCTTCAGCGCTTCGCGGGCCTTGGCCTGTTCGGCCGCTGGCAGGGCATCGATCGCTTGTTTCAGCGGCAGGGCCATGCCCGGCGCCTGGAACATGGTCTTGAGCTTGGCTCCGAAGGTGGTGGTCTGGTCGTATTGCATGGCGATCACGCTGCGGCTGTCATGCTTGCCGGCGTTGGCCAGTTGCGCCAAGCGCTCGCTGCGCTCCGGTGCATCCCAGGAGTTGGACAACTGCATGCCATAGCCACGCGGCGCGGTGCGCTGGTTGGCGGTGCCGATCCAGCCTTGGGCCGGGTCCTGGTCATAGGGGTGCAGCATCGCGTCGGCGTAACCGTCCCAATCAAAGCGCGCATCCCAGCCCGGCGACGGCAGCAAGCCTTCGCCTTCGCGGCGGTTGGGGAAGCGGCCGGTGACTTGCCAGCCGATGTTGGTGGCGTCGGCGAACACCATGTTCAAGGCGATGGCGCGGATTTCCCGGGTGGCGTCCGAGGCCTTGGCGACGTTTTGCGCGCGGGACAGGTCGAAGAACGCGTCCAGGCTCTTGTCGTCTTTGAAGTCGGCGGTTTGCAGGGCCAGGCCCAGCCCGCTGGTCAGCGCCTGGCTGCTGTTGAGCAGGGCGCCGTGACGGGTTTCGTACACCACTTCGCGAATCGAGCGCTGGCCTTTGACAAAGAAGGTTTCGTTACGCACGCCGGCCGGCAACCATTTTCCGTTGTTCTCGTAGTACAACGCGTTGCCCTGGCGTTTGACCTTTTCCAGGAACAGGTCCTGGGTGTCACCCTTGACCGCGCTCATGCTCCACGCGACTTTGCCGTTGAAGCCGGACAACAGCGTCGGCAAGCCGGCGATCGAGGCGCCAACGGCCTGGTACTTCGGTGCGCGGATCTGCACGTAGTTCCACGGTGACGGGGCTTGTGGCTGGGCGGCGAGGTCGTTGGCCAGCAGGCTTTTGCCGCTGCGGCTGCGTTGCGGGCCAATCGCCCAGTTGCTCGACGTGGTCACGGCCAGCGAATTGAGGCTGCTCAGTTGCTGGCTCACGGTGTCGAGCCCGGCCAGGCCAGTGATCTGGCTGAAGTTCACGCCCTTGAGTTTCTCGGCTTCAGCCAGTGGGATCGGCTCATCCGGCGCGCTGGGGGTGAGCCAGGCGAGTTTGTCGACGCCGACCTTTTGCGCCAGCACGAGGGACGCCAGCTCTTCCTGCAGGTTGGCCGACTCGCTGAAATTCAGCAGGCAGAACAACAGCGCCGAATCTTCCGGCTTCCAGTACTCGGGCTTGTAGCCGCTCTGGGCCAGGTCCGGCGGCAGCTTGTCGCGGTAGCGGAACAGGTAGGCGTTGACGCCACGGGCATACACTTCGAAAAAGCGCTTGAGGCGCGGCGATGAGGCGTTATACAGCTCGCCGGCGCTTTTCTTCAGGTTGACCGCCCGCATGAAACGGTCGACATCCAGCACTTGCGGCCCGGACATTTCCGCCAGGCGGCCCTGGGCCAGCAGGCGCAGGGTGACCATCTGGGTGATGCGGTCACTGGCGTGCACATAACCAAGGCTGAACAGCGCGTCGTGGAAGGTGTTGCTTTCGATCAGCGGCATGCCTTGGGCATTGCGGCGCACCGACACATTCTGTGCCAGGCCTTTGATCGGCTGCACGCCCGCAACGGGAGGCAGGGTGTCCTGGGTGCTCTGGAGCTGGCAACCGGCCAGGCTTAATGCACTGGCCACTGCCGCGGCAACGCCGAACCGGGGAAGAAAATGTGAGAGGGCTGGCGAGGCCATGGCAAAGCTCCTGCGGGGGGTAGCGTCAGTAAAGGCGCTACGTTAGTGAGCGCGGCGAAGCGACGCAAGCAGGAGCTCAGGCTTATTTTCAGGAATTGCCCATCAGGACTTTGGCGGCTTGGCGTTGCGCACCCGTCATACGCCCGGACGGTCGCCGGGCGCTGATTACCGTGTTGGGCTTACGCCCCGTGGCACTTCTTGAATTTCTTCTCGCTGCCGCACGGGCAAGGGTCGTTGCGGCCAACGTCCTTCAACGCATTGCGCACAGGCTCTTGGTGAGCGTGGCCGCAGTTCGGGCCGTGGACATGGCCGTGGTCGTGATCATGGTGATCGTGATCGTGGTTGCAGTCAGGACCATGGACATGGGGTTGCTGAGTCATCGATGTCGCTCCGGAATAAAATCGCCGGGGATTATCACGCCATTGTGGGCTACCTGCACGTCATAACCGATGAATAATCCGGTTTTGAGCTCACCTTCCAGGCGATACGGCACGGGCTGGTCGGGTTTTTTCAGCAGTTGCACCACGCTGCGTATCTGCGGCCAGAGGTTGGTGCGCACCGAGACCTTGAAAAACCGATGGCCCTTGGGCGGCACGGTGAGCCATTCATTGGACTCGCCTTCAGTCAGCACAAAGTCATCCAGCGTGACTTTGTAGATCAGGCCCCGCACGGTCAGATCGGCGTCGTCGCGGTTGTCTACGCGAAAGTACAGCTTGAATTTCTGCTCCAGCAATTTGGCCCGTACTACTTCGACCTTCACCAGTGACACGTGGGGCGCTGGCGAATTGTCTTCGAACCACGAAGCACACCCGCTCAGGCCGAAGGTCAACGCCAGCATCAAGCTGTATATCCGAAGCATGGCGTGGGTCCTGTGGTGGTTAGAGGTAGCTTGCGCAGCACTTCTTGAACTTTTGCCCACTGCCGCAGAGGCAGGCATCGTTGCGTCCGGCTTTGACCTCTACCGTGGGGTCGATGAAGTACCAGCGCCCGTCATTCTGTACGAAAGAAGACTGCTCGCGGTGGCTATGTTCGCCAGTGTTGTCGTGCCAGCGTGCGGTAAAGGTCACGAAGGCGTGTTCCGGCTGGCCGCCGAACACCTCGGAGCTTTCCACCTCAAGGCCAAGCCAGGTGCTTTGTGCACTCCAGGCGCTGATGGCGGTGCGGTCCAGGCCCGTCTGTTGCGCGGGCAACGTGGTGGCCACCAGATAGTCCACCAGGCCCAGCACATAGGCGCTGTAGCGCGAACGCATCAACGCGCTGGCGCAAGGGGCAGGGTGGCCGGCGTGATAATGGCCGCAGCAGGCATCCAGCAGGTTGCCACTGCCGCAGGGGCAAATGGATGTACTCATCGGGTTACCACCAATACTTTCCGAAGTTTTCCGGGTTGGCCCAGAAGCGGGCGTTGAGCCAGTCGGGCACCTGTTTATAGTCAAGCAGATCGTAGGTAAACAGCGTCAGCACTTGCTCATCGCGCTGGAAGCGCTCGCCGGCCTGCAGGGCCAGGGAGAAGAAGTCGGTGTCCTTCCAGTCGCAGGCAACCAGGTCTACCAGCACCGCAATCCGGCTGGTGTTGAGGTTGCGAATACCGCCGAGCAGCGTCAGGCCTAGCGGTTTGGAAAGGTGTTCCAGGCAGTCGACCACCAGCGCCAGGTCAAAACGCTGCGCCGCGAGTTCTGCGGGCAATGGTCCAGGCGCTGCGACGGATACTTGGGTGTCGGGGTGCGCTGCCTTGAAGGCATCCAGCGCCGGGAACTGGCTGGCACCCAGCAGCAGCAGGCGTTTGGGCTGGTGCAGGTCGAGCAAGGCGGCCAGCGCTTGCTGGGGGGTACGGGCAGAAATACCAGCGGTCATCAGAGATCCTCACATCAGGACCGTAGAGACTAGCGCGGCTGAGCGTGCTGGCCTAGAGCGAGAGGCTGCGAAAAATCCTCCGGGGGCGGTGATCCTCGCTTAAACCGTGCCCTTCTCAAGTTTTTTGATCCTTCACTGGCAAATCGCCGGTAGAAGTCGTTACTGTGCGTCCAAAGAAAAATTTGAAAATACTCAGGAGCCCCATGATGCGTAAGGTTTTTCTGTTGGCCCTGTTGGTCAGCCCCGTTGCCCTGGCCCAGAGCGTCAGTGTTGAAACCAACTCGTTGATGCGCCTGCCCAGCAGTACCAGCGTGTTGCAACTGGAGCGCCTGGACGTGGCGGACTACGGCACCTTGCTGATCCCGGCCACGATCAGCCAGGTCACGGTGGATGAACTGCATCTGGGGCGCGATGCGCGCATCGCCATTGTGCCTGGCAGTACCGCATTGCAGTTGCAGGTGCGCCATGCGCAACTGGAACATGGCAGCCAGATCACTTCGCGCGGTGCGCCCGGCACCCACGAAAAACCGGCCAAGGCTGGGCGTGACCTGATCTTGCGTATCAATTCGCTCACGGCTGAGGAACTGTCGGTGGACGCCCGTGGCGGCGCCGGTGCCCAAGGTTATGCCGGACTCGACGGTGCCAACGGCGTGGACCCAGGTTGCACCTGGGGCGCGGCGGGGCGCGGGTTTAATGGCGATAACGGCGGCGATGGCCTGCCGGGTGCGGCGGGCGCGCAGGTGCGCGTCGAGTTGCCGAAGGATTTTGCGGCGCAGCAGATCAAGGTCTGGGTGGATGGCGGCGCCGGTGGTCTGGCCGGTGTGGCGGGCAAGCCGGGCAAGGGCGGGGAGTCCAAAGGTTGCTTGGTGTACCGTGCCGATGGCGGCGAAAAAGGCCGGCCAGGGCTGGAAGGGCAACCGGGGCCGGTTGGGCCGGCGGGGACTGTGACTATCCAGCGGCTATGAGTCGAATGGTCTGATGCCATCGGGGGCAAGCCTCCCACATTAGATGTATTCCGAATGTGGAAGGGGGCTTGCCGCCGATGGCGATGCAGGACTCATCTCAGAACATCGGCCGAGCCGAAGCAATCGCCACCACCAGCAGCCCGACAATCAAGTTAACCCCCACCAACTTTCGGATCTGCCCCAGCGCAGCGGCGCCCGCCGGCCAATCCTGGGCCGCCACTGCTGCCTTCAACTGCGGGAACTTCAATGCCTGGATGCGGATAAACAGCGCCGCCATCACCACATACAAGCCCATCATCACCTGCACATAGCGCGGCGCGGTCTCAAAACCATTGAAGCGCAGATGCAGCAGGCCCACACCGCTGATCGGCAAAATCAGCACGGCGACCCACACCCACACGAAAAAACGTTGAAACACATTCGCCCACAACGTGAGCCGGGCAGGGCCCTCAAGTGCCGCCACAGCGGCGGGGCGCAGGATCATCCAGGCGAAAAACATGCCGCCCACCCATACCAGGGCGGCCAATACATGCAGGGTGTAAGCGAGGCTAAACGCGGTCATTGTGGTACTCCGTTCTGCGCGGGATTAATTAGCGGGGTATGATAGCGGCCGATCCGAACCACTGAAAATTTATCCAGCGTTTTTTGCGCCCGACTATCCATGATCAGCACTGAACTCAAAACCACGATCCAGGGTGCCTACTCGCGTTTTCTCGAAGCCAAGAGCTTGAAACCGCGCTATGGCCAACGCCTGATGATCGCCGAAGTCGCCAAGGTCCTCGGGGATATCGACACCGACGACGAGGGCCGCCGCGAGGGTGAGCCTGCCGTCGTGGCCGTCGAGGCCGGTACCGGTACCGGCAAGACCGTGGCCTACAGCCTGGCCGCGATCCCCACCGCCAAGGCCGCCGGCAAGCGCCTGGTGATCGCCACCGCCACCGTCGCCCTGCAAGAGCAGATCGTCTACAAAGACCTGCCCGACCTGATGCGCAACAGTGGCCTGAACTTCACGTTTGCCCTGGCCAAGGGCCGTGGCCGCTACATGTGCCTGTCCAAGCTCGATGTGTTGCTGCAGGAAGGCCATGCGCAGACCGCCACGGCGTCGCTGTTCGAAGAAGAAGGCTTCAAGATCGAGGTTGATGAAGTCAGCCAGAAGCTGTTTACCAGCATGATCGAGAAACTGGCCGGCAATAAATGGGACGGTGACCGCGACAGCTGGCCCACCGCCCTGGAAGATGCCGACTGGGCACGCCTGACCACCGATCATAGCCAGTGCACCAACCGCCATTGCCCGAACTTCGGCCAATGCGCGTTCTATAAAGCACGCGAAGGCATGGGCAAGGTCGATGTGATCGTCACCAACCACGACATGGTGCTGGCCGACCTGGCCCTGGGCGGCGGCGCCGTACTGCCCGACCCGCGTGACACCCTCTACGTGTTCGACGAAGGTCACCACCTGCCCGACAAGGCCATCGGCCACTTCGCCCACTACACGCGCCTGCGCTCCACCGCCGACTGGCTGGAGTCCACCGCCAAGAACCTCACCAAGTTGCTGGCCCAGCACCCGCTGCCCGGTGACCTGGGCAAGCTGATCGAACAGGTGCCGGAACTGGCGCGGGAGATCAAGACCCAACAGCAATTCATGTTCAGCGCCTGCGAACAGGTCGCCGACTTCAAGCCCGGCGAAGACGTGGAAGGCCGTGAACGGCCGCGCCACCGCTTTGTCGGCGGGATGATTTCCGAGCATATGCGCGAAATGGGCATCGAACTGAAGAAGGGCTTTTCGCGCCTGACCGACCTGTTCACCCGCCTCACCGACTTGCTGAAGGAAGGCATGGATGGCGAGGTCAATATCGGCATCGCCAGCAACCAGGCCGAAGAATGGTACCCACTGTTCGGCAGCCTGCTGTCACGTTCCCAGGGCAACTGGGAGTTGTGGACCGCCTTTACCGTCGAAGACCCGGAAGACAACCCGCCCATGGCCCGTTGGCTGACCCTGTCCGAAAGCGGTGCGCTGTTTGATATCGAGGTCAACGCCAGCCCGATCCTTGCCGCCGAAATGCTGCGCCGCAACCTGTGGAATGTGGCGTATGGCTGCCTGGTAACCTCGGCCACGCTGACGGCCCTGGGCACGTTCGACCGTTTCCGCATGCGTGCTGGCTTGCCGAAAAAGGCCGTCACCGCTGTGGTGCCAAGCCCGTTCCATCACGCCGACGCCGGCGTGCTGCGGGTGCCGGACCTCAGGGCCGATCCTCGGGACGCGCCGGCCCACACGGCTGCGATCATCCGCGACTTGCCTGGCCTGGTCGAAGGCTCTCGCGGCACCCTGGTGCTGTTTTCTTCGCGCAAGCAGATGCAGGACGTGTTCGACGGCCTCGATCGCGACTGGCGCAAGCAGGTGTTTATCCAGGGCAACCTGTCCAAGCAGGAAACCCTGAACAAGCACAAGGCGCGCGTCGATGGCGGTGATTCCAGTGTGCTGTTCGGCCTGGCGAGCTTTGCCGAAGGCGTCGACTTGCCGGGCGCCTACTGTGAACACGTGGTGATCGCCAAGATCCCGTTCTCGGTGCCGGATGACCCGGTCGAGGCCGCGTTGGCCGAATGGATCGAAGCCCGGGGCGGTAACCCGTTCATGGAGATCTCGGTGCCGGATGCTTCCTTGAAGCTGGTGCAGGCCTGCGGGCGCTTGCTGCGTACCGAAGAGGACCGGGGCACCATCACCTTGCTCGACCGTCGTTTGGTCACCCAGCGCTACGGTAAAGCTATCCTCAATGCTTTACCGCCTTTCCGGCGCGAAATTTCTTAAGCCACCGTGGGCGGATTCGCCCACTTCGTGGTCTATCTCACGTATTTCATCAGGCCATTCACCGGCCGTCTGGGAGAACCTTGCTCGTATGATTCGCACGCTGCCCGCCCTTTTTGCCCTGCTGTTCGCTGCGCCCTTGATGGCTGCGCCCGCCGGGCAACAAACCCTGTTCAACTTCGTCCGGCCTGCCGATGTGGTCAAGGTGGCGACCCAGGACGCGAGCCTGCCGCAATACAACGCCGAACAAACCCCTGAAGGCGAGGTACTGCGCCGCATCACCTTCAACCCTGCCGCTGAACCGAGCCTGGTGCTCAGCCCGCAGGCTGGCGTGTGGGACTGGTCGCAGTCCAGCGCCATGAGCCTGCGCATCCAAAGTGCTATGGACTGGGCGCTGACGCTCTACGTCAAGGTGCAGAGCAGTGACGGCAAGACCCTGGTCAGCCGCATCGACTTGCCGGCCGGTCCGGCCCAGACCTTGCTCATCCCGCTGCAAGCCAACTCGCCGTTGAGCCAGGGCATGAAGGCCGGCCCGCCGATGCCGATCACCGTGGAGGGCCAGCGTGTGTTGCTGGCCGCCAGTGCCGGGGAAGTCGACCGCAGCCAGGTGGTCTCGGTGACGCTGTCGATGCTCAAGCCCAACGCCGCGCAAAGCATTCTGCTGGAACGCTTTGGCGTGCAGGACAGTGAGCCGGTGCTCAAGGCCGCCTACAGCGAACTGGTGGACGCTTACGGGCAGTCCACCCGCGCGCGCTGGCCGGAGAAGGTCAGCAGCGACGAACAGCTCAAGGCCGCCGTCGCCAAGGAGCAACAGCAGCTCCAGGGCTGGCTGGCCGAGCGGGATAAATCCGCATTGGACAAGTTTGGTGGCTGGAACAAAGGCCCTGCATTCAAGGCCAGCGGTTTTTTCCACACCGAGAAACGTGATGGCCGCTGGTATCTGGTGACGCCGCAAGGGCATCCGTTCTATTCCCTGGGCGTCAATACCGTTGCCCCGGACAACAGCCAGACCTACGTGGCCGGTCGTGAATGGATGTTTGCCGCCCTGCCCAAGGCCGACGAGCCCTTTGACAAGTATTACGGCAGTGGCGATAACCGCACTGGCAACGGCGCGGGTGAGGGTCGTAGCTTCGGTGCCGGGCGTTGGTACGATTTCTACGGCGCCAACCTGCAGCGTGCTTACGGCGGCGAAGGCTTCGACCAGAAGCGCTGGGTGACCCACACCCTCGATCGCCTGCAAGCCTGGGGCTTCAACACCGTGGGTAACTGGAGTGACGAGGACTTGGCCGCGGCCGACCGTGTGCCTTACACCTTGCCGCTGTCGATCGTCGGCGATTACGCCAGCATCAGCACCGGTACCGACTGGTGGGGCGGCATGCCCGACCCGTTCGACCCGCGCTTCGCGATGGCCACCGAGCGCGCCGTTGCGATTGCTGCCCGCGATCATCGCGACGACCCGTGGTTGATCGGTTTCTTTGCCGACAACGAACTGGCCTGGGCCGGCCCCGGTGATGATCCTAAATCACGTTACGCCTTGGCCTACGGCACGCTGCGCATGACCACCGACGTGCCTGCCAAGCGTGCGTTCCTCAAGCAACTTCGAGACAAGTACCGCAACGAAGAGGGCCTGTCGAAAGCCTGGGGCATCGAGTTGGCCGGTTGGGAGTTGATGGAAGATCCGGGTTTCGAGCCACCGATGCCCAGCCCTGAGCACCCGGAAATCGAAGCTGACTTCAAATACTTCCAGAAGACGTTTGCCGATGCTTACTTCAAGACCATTTCCGACTCGCTCAAGTGGCACGCACCCAACCAACTGCTGCTGGGTGGACGCTACGCGATCAGCACCCCGGAAGCCGTGGCGTCCTGCGCGCAGTATTGCGATGTGCTGAGCTTCAATATGTACACCCTCAAGCCTCAGGACGGTTACGACTTCGCCGCATTGCGCGCGTTGGATAAACCGGTGTTGATCACTGAATTCAACTTTGGCTCGGCCGACCGTGGCCCGTTCTGGGGCGGAGTGACCCAGTTGGCCAGGGAAGAGGACCGTGGCGCGGCCTATGCCAACTTCCTAAAGCAAGCCCTGGCCGAGCCGTCGATTGTCGGCGTGCACTGGTTCCAATACCTGGACCAACCCGTGACCGGGCGTTTGCTGGACGGCGAGAATGGTCACTTCGGCCTGGTGGGCATCACCGATGTGCCCTTCCAGGGGTTTGTCGACAGCGTGCGTAAAAGCAACCTGGCGGCGGTGGATCAGTTGGGCAAGGAAGCGCAAAAGGCCAAGGCTGTCAGCGCGGCGCATGAACGCGAAGGCGGCAAACCCGGGCATGAAGGCAAAGGCCCGGGGCAGGGCGCCGGGCATGCCGGTGGGCACGCCGGAAACGGCCATTGATTGAGCGTTGATGGGTTCACAAAACCCACAAGGGCTGGAACAATGGCCGCCACTTTTCACGGTGTTTTTCGAGGCGGCTTACGTGCAGATCCAGGGTCATTACGAACTTCAGTTCGAAGCGGTACGTGAAGCGTTTGCCGCGTTGTTCGATGACCCGCAGGAGCGTGGCGCCGGGCTCTGCATCCAGATCGGCGGCGAAACCGTCGTCGACCTCTGGGCCGGCACCGCCGACAAGGACGGCGCCGAGGCCTGGCACAGCGACACCATCGTCAACCTGTTTTCCTGCACCAAGACGTTTACCGCCGTCACGGCCCTGCAACTGGTAGCCGAAGGCAAATTGCAAT
The genomic region above belongs to Pseudomonas sp. S35 and contains:
- a CDS encoding LEA type 2 family protein gives rise to the protein MLRIYSLMLALTFGLSGCASWFEDNSPAPHVSLVKVEVVRAKLLEQKFKLYFRVDNRDDADLTVRGLIYKVTLDDFVLTEGESNEWLTVPPKGHRFFKVSVRTNLWPQIRSVVQLLKKPDQPVPYRLEGELKTGLFIGYDVQVAHNGVIIPGDFIPERHR
- a CDS encoding penicillin acylase family protein produces the protein MASPALSHFLPRFGVAAAVASALSLAGCQLQSTQDTLPPVAGVQPIKGLAQNVSVRRNAQGMPLIESNTFHDALFSLGYVHASDRITQMVTLRLLAQGRLAEMSGPQVLDVDRFMRAVNLKKSAGELYNASSPRLKRFFEVYARGVNAYLFRYRDKLPPDLAQSGYKPEYWKPEDSALLFCLLNFSESANLQEELASLVLAQKVGVDKLAWLTPSAPDEPIPLAEAEKLKGVNFSQITGLAGLDTVSQQLSSLNSLAVTTSSNWAIGPQRSRSGKSLLANDLAAQPQAPSPWNYVQIRAPKYQAVGASIAGLPTLLSGFNGKVAWSMSAVKGDTQDLFLEKVKRQGNALYYENNGKWLPAGVRNETFFVKGQRSIREVVYETRHGALLNSSQALTSGLGLALQTADFKDDKSLDAFFDLSRAQNVAKASDATREIRAIALNMVFADATNIGWQVTGRFPNRREGEGLLPSPGWDARFDWDGYADAMLHPYDQDPAQGWIGTANQRTAPRGYGMQLSNSWDAPERSERLAQLANAGKHDSRSVIAMQYDQTTTFGAKLKTMFQAPGMALPLKQAIDALPAAEQAKAREALKRLMAFDGRLVATSADAALYELFLQESTQQIFLDELGPQNSASWKAFVSNANLSYAAQADHLLGREDSPFWDDVRTPQKEDKPAILARSLAAAITAGDSLLGADHKAWQWGKLHTTTWQNTSGQVIRGPLASGGDHNTLNPAPYSWGQDFNTTQVPALRMIVDFSQMEPMMGQGGIGQSGNPASPNYANGIDPSLKAQYLSFPMQPQNFEKVYGKARLTLTPGK
- a CDS encoding ligase-associated DNA damage response exonuclease, with amino-acid sequence MDLVIARSEGLYCPAGDFYIDPWRPVERSVITHAHGDHARNGNQHYLAAAPGEGILRSRLGQDINLQTLAYGEKLLHHGVTLSFHPAGHVLGSAQVRLEYQGEVWVASGDYKVEPDGTCAPFEPVRCHTFITESTFGLPIYRWQPQAQIFAGINDWWQANIAAGKASVLYCYSFGKAQRILHGIDASIGPILSHGAVEPLNRVYREAGIYIPDTLYAGDFTKTDPLLRQALIIAPPSAGGSSWIKRFGDYSDAFASGWMRLRGTRRRRGVDRGFVLSDHADWPGLLWAIEQTGAERVMVTHGSVGVLVRHLREKGLDAQGFTTQYGDDEEEASP
- a CDS encoding DUF6231 family protein yields the protein MTAGISARTPQQALAALLDLHQPKRLLLLGASQFPALDAFKAAHPDTQVSVAAPGPLPAELAAQRFDLALVVDCLEHLSKPLGLTLLGGIRNLNTSRIAVLVDLVACDWKDTDFFSLALQAGERFQRDEQVLTLFTYDLLDYKQVPDWLNARFWANPENFGKYWW
- a CDS encoding YchJ family protein, translated to MSTSICPCGSGNLLDACCGHYHAGHPAPCASALMRSRYSAYVLGLVDYLVATTLPAQQTGLDRTAISAWSAQSTWLGLEVESSEVFGGQPEHAFVTFTARWHDNTGEHSHREQSSFVQNDGRWYFIDPTVEVKAGRNDACLCGSGQKFKKCCASYL
- a CDS encoding ATP-dependent DNA ligase, with the translated sequence MKAFAELYANLDATTSSNAKLAALQAYFLQAPPEDAAWAVYFLSGGRPRQLVPTRLLRDMATAASGIEPWLFEESYQSVGDLAETISLLLPESTYTSEDGLAVWLEEKLLPLRGLSPLDLAERLPALWAQLDQPSLMVCIKLITGSFRVGVSKLLVTRALAAMAGLDSKRVAQRLVGYTDLSNRPTPEGYLKLIAAESSDEHAQRGGQPYPFFLAHGLSQPVEQFDVLLGAPTDWQVEWKWDGIRAQLVKRKGRLWVWSRGEELVTERFPELHSLVSGLPDGTVIDGEIVVWKDSVQPFALLQQRIGRKTLSKKVLEDAPVAILAYDLLEHRGDDWRNHTQAERRAQLEQLIVQCNQPVLQASPLLTGATWQDLAQQREASRSLGVEGMMLKNRQGLYGVGRTKDMGLWWKWKVDPFSVDAVLIYAQRGHGRRASLYSDYTFAVWDGPPGRERALVPFAKAYSGLTDEEMRKVDAIVRKTTVEKFGPVSSVTPSMVFELGFEGIALSKRHKSGIAVRFPRMLRWRQDKTVEQADNLATLQDLLT
- a CDS encoding SEC-C metal-binding domain-containing protein; this encodes MTQQPHVHGPDCNHDHDHHDHDHGHVHGPNCGHAHQEPVRNALKDVGRNDPCPCGSEKKFKKCHGA